The nucleotide sequence gccgggaaagtagtatttgggcgcagaaaaagggcggatccgcatttatgacttttttgtaaaattttttaaattccttgaaacataactaacatttttgagaagaccatttttggaaatttaagttaatctctgaactgaaaaatgatgaaaaaattaacaacttcggcaaaaagtcttagaactcaaggggtttttggtcaatttaaacgagatagcagtctaaatgatgtacttagatgtagaatcaagccccattcgtgcccgagcaatttcaaaaaaaaatttgtcgattgggtgcagaaagggtcttaagtcccatttgtttaggcagcaacagcgccggcgcacgtgaatatttttttttccaaacagtgctaaaaattgtgtcttggggtcctctttcaatgaccttaagcatgtttaccaaaaatttttgattttcaaataaatcagttttttgttattcctgaaaattgcgaaaatggacttgttCCCTTTCTGCACTCACCGATTCGTCATTTATGACTGGTCCAATTGAGATGAATCTAGCACTTCATATGTAGTTCACATACTACAAATGGAATTGTTATTGTTCACTTTGTTAGGTACGTAAGCCATTCTAATCGTTTTACAGCTGGTTTTGAGCCATCAGCGTTGAATTGTAGGAAATATCTCCCAATCATGTTCTCGCACcagtttatgaattttttttgggacaaATTACCTCCTATATTGATATCATGATCCCTGAGaattggattttattttcacccaCGAATATatgggcaatttttttgcaatttttaccacTTCATTACCCACCTACATCTGATACTTCGAGATGAATACCTATACTAGTAAGTCTACAGAttaaattatttggaaaaaaaagtacatataaagtaaacagaaataaaaaagtagggTATATATACCGTGAAAAAATCCGAATTCGCGTCAGACTGGCACGATGCAGAGTATGAAGAGTAATTAGAGtaataagaagaagaagaagaagacgaggAAGATGGCGTATTAGAGATCCGTTGTTGGTAAATTAGCAATGATGACTGACAATGAGACGACGTTGCGAACGTTGGTGGCCCTCAAGCCAACGGGTATTGTCACAAGGCCGCCGTACCAGTGGGCGTATGATAGAGCGAATTTTGATAATACTCGGCCGGATTCGTGTATTGATGCGCGTACTGCGCTGCGGCCGCGGCCGCCATACCCATATCGTACATCTTGATATCGGGTTTGCTCTCAGTCGGCAGCAGTCTGGTGATGGAGAAAGGATGACTGGCAGGTCCCGAGTATTCGGTTTTGATACCGTGgtgatgatggtgatggtgattaTAATGGTGATCAGGAGCGGACCCTAAACCGAAATGCGGATGACATCTGCCCATCATGGCGGCAATATCTTCTTGCTGCAGTCCGCCGAGATGGTGTTGTTGCTGGTGATGCTGCTGAGCGCATAGCTCCGATTGGCCGGTGGCGTGCTGCAGTAGACTAGTCATAGGATCGGTATCTTTGCCTAAGCCTAACATAGACAGATCGCTATTAGCGCCGGTCTTCTCGACCAGGTTTTGCAGCTTCTCGACGGATTTCTTATCGCTGCCGGTCGATCCGTTGTCGTGATGCGAATGATGGTGGTGATGCGGCGATACGCTTTTATGGGTCGCTCTGATCGCCTCCTTTTTCTCGTCTTTGAAGCGTTTCTGCCTTCGAAGGTAACAGCCGTTTTCGAACATGTTGCCCGATTCCGGATGCAGCGTCCAAAACGAGCCTTTACCCGGCTTATCCGGCGTTCTGGGAACTTTGATGAAGCAGTCGTTGAACGACAACGAATGCCTGATGGAATTCTGCCAACGTTGCTGGTTCTGCCTGTAGAACGGGAATAAATCCATGATAAATTGATAGATTTCCGATAAGGTTAACATTTTCGAAGGTGAATTTTGAATGGCCATCGTTATCAGCGAGATATACGAGTAAGGAGGTTTGGCGTGAGTGTAGTTTCGTCTGTACGTTTTGTCCACTCTGGCGCGTTGCAATCCGGTCACCGAATTTGGCGACGTGTCTTCGGTATTCAGTTCGTTTCTGGAAACGCCGGTCATACTGGAAACGCCCAATGTGCTGTTGTAGGCCATACACGAGTTCATATTACCGCCGTAGCTCATACCGCCGGATGTCATGCAGTTTCCGGCGGCTCCTCCGCCTCCGCCCATTGACATGCCACCCATTACCGAAGCAGCTCCGGATGAAGATAACATGTTGccgttgaaattttgaggtgAGCAGGAGTTCATCGGAATACAGCCGCTCATCGAGTTGATGCTGTACGAGCTGCCGGTCGTCGAAGCCATCGCTGACGAATTCGCTCCACCAGCGCTGTTCACCGCCGAATCGCCGTATAATTTTTGCGAACCCGATAACATGGTCATCGTTGGACAGCGGTCATTTCTGTAAGATAAAATCAACCTGTTAGTGATTCGATTTCAAACGATTCGAATTCGTTGgttaaaattacgtttttatcAATATCtatcaaataataataaactacGAATACCTAAGAGTAACCTAAATCTAATGAATACGAGTatgatagtccggcatatggcatATATGGAGTTATTGCATCCCCTCTCCCGATCCTACAAGACAACTTTTCTCATAAACAGGACATTCTATAGATGCTTTCCAACAAatgactcgcacgaaattttttgaactggacaaaccTAGATCGAAAGGGCATGCGAAacttcatcaccagccaaaattccaATTgccaaagtgaatttttcgatttttagtgaattttcgaaaatcaaatttaggccaaaaatgagaaaaaaatcaaaattttaccaaattgacctagaaagcgtaaatttgagatataccctattttcgacctgtcaaatcgattggaaacggtttcaaatcgttttgagcatttctggagcctccagcaaatttttgaaacttgaaatttccacgaatgaagttgaaaatccgaaattcacagTACACCCCAACTTAAACACGCCATTAGGTCGACTGCTAACGAGTTcgagttattttggagcctccagcgacattttgaaaattcttggaacatccagtaaattttggaaactttaaaatttcttcaaatgcacttggaaagtcgaaaaacattctgtaaactaattttaatacactatgaagtcaactgcaggtggatttctagtcgttctggagcctccagcgactttatgGAAAtgactggagtctccagcagatttttga is from Planococcus citri chromosome 1, ihPlaCitr1.1, whole genome shotgun sequence and encodes:
- the LOC135839511 gene encoding protein fork head-like; protein product: MTMLSGSQKLYGDSAVNSAGGANSSAMASTTGSSYSINSMSGCIPMNSCSPQNFNGNMLSSSGAASVMGGMSMGGGGGAAGNCMTSGGMSYGGNMNSCMAYNSTLGVSSMTGVSRNELNTEDTSPNSVTGLQRARVDKTYRRNYTHAKPPYSYISLITMAIQNSPSKMLTLSEIYQFIMDLFPFYRQNQQRWQNSIRHSLSFNDCFIKVPRTPDKPGKGSFWTLHPESGNMFENGCYLRRQKRFKDEKKEAIRATHKSVSPHHHHHSHHDNGSTGSDKKSVEKLQNLVEKTGANSDLSMLGLGKDTDPMTSLLQHATGQSELCAQQHHQQQHHLGGLQQEDIAAMMGRCHPHFGLGSAPDHHYNHHHHHHHGIKTEYSGPASHPFSITRLLPTESKPDIKMYDMGMAAAAAAQYAHQYTNPAEYYQNSLYHTPTGTAAL